A window of Solanum stenotomum isolate F172 chromosome 3, ASM1918654v1, whole genome shotgun sequence contains these coding sequences:
- the LOC125860410 gene encoding uncharacterized protein LOC125860410, with protein sequence MSTTQGQAVTVRDLIEEAKKRIVILLLCVIGLSYIMSLTSSSVFINLPAAALLIVVLRYLSLDFDARIKAATYKSKSSSLNSTIQKKQLDGPRTVNEKSDWRKKVDSPVVEDAIDHFTRHIVSEWVTDLWYCRITSDRQGPEELVQIMNGVLGEISCRMRSINLIDLLTRDIVSLICTHLELFRTCKLRIEKKNSRSLTIEERDLELKLTLAADDKLHPALFSPEAEHKVLQHLMDGLISFTFRPEDLQCSLFRYIVRELLACVVIRPVLNLVNPRFINERLESLAISLKKADKGPTAAQTEQESSPSVSEKVSADHFSGVLDSSAKGLELVQFRRDQTNDTMENNTMNNGNGSDLSKDPLLSIDTRSTRSWSSLPSQTNTDDGRGLQKHRSGGEWGEMLDLVSRRKTETLAPENLDNMWTKGRNYKRKEEGNLASDSLQQNSLLGAPKSQEHLKGMLRPKESERENKVNVNHYLNANTQPFQYQEEDEHNSDEVESESTSSYTTDDEEPISVTGLDSPGNKVWDAKNRRNTNHIHHPLESNAGHKTRKGKASKGHIRSKHLNKVPSARKKSRASSQTEHVWQEIQRSSFLLGDGHDILNSKDNEKPDVLSDHSDSEMPGRISSGTNASSSSLSSSVLTNQKMDANSVKSSIIADSFLKLTCEVLNANIVKSGSKTFAVYSLSVTDVNNHSWSIKRRFRHFEELHRRLKEYPEYNLHLPPKHFLSTGLDVQVIRERCKFLKEYMKKLLQLPSVSNSIEVWDFLSVDSQTYSFSNSLSIIDTLPVNLDDTVHKVNKEPLPKIGPRTDIIFSTAEHDAERKERVLMHHPVVDESRYGKKYVTLSPPKRPTKGAFEDSSSGSDNVQTNKVPIPATGTTLKSVETNSHASHRSSDSFVDAPVDSSLPVEWVPPQVSAPVLDLVDVIFQLQDGGWIRRKAFWVAKQVLQLGMGDAFDDWLIGKIQRLRRGSAVAAGIRRIEQILWPDGIFITKHPSRQRPTPSASQSVGGSPSNQPPTPSASPIVGSPQNRPTPSSSPTVEDIQKLDEMQQKEAEQRANLVYELMIEKAPAAIVGLVGHKEYEQCAKDLYYFIQSSVCLKLLVLDLVELLLLSAFPELDGVFNTLHQEKRKFGELKID encoded by the exons TAACGAGCTCTTCAGTTTTTATCAACTTGCCTGCTGCTGCTCTCCTAATTGTTGTGCTTCGCTATCTATCTCTGGACTTTGATGCACGAATAAAAGCTGCTACATATAAAAGCAAGTCATCCTCATTAAATAGTACTATTCAGAAGAAACAGTTAGATGGTCCAAGAACAGTTAATGAGAAGTCTGATTGGAGGAAAAAAGTAGATTCACCTGTTGTGGAAGATGCAATTGACCACTTCACCAGACACATAGTCTCTGAGTGGGTGACAGATCTCTGGTACTGCCGTATTACTTCTGATAGACAGGGTCCAGAGGAACTTGTGCAGATCATGAATGGTGTGCTAGGGGAAATTTCATGTCGGATGAGATCCATCAATCTTATAGATCTTTTAACAAG GGATATTGTCAGTCTAATATGCACTCATTTGGAACTGTTCCGTACATGCAAATTGaggattgagaaaaagaattcaAGATCCTTGACTATAGAAGAGCGAGATCTGGAACTTAAACTGACGCTGGCTGCAGATGACAAGTTACATCCGGCTTTGTTTTCTCCAGAAGCTGAACACAAG GTTCTCCAGCATCTTATGGATGGTCTCATTTCGTTCACGTTCAGACCAGAGGACTTGCAGTGCTCTTTATTTCGATACATTGTGAGGGAGCTTCTTGCTTGCGTTGTGATACGACCAGTACTGAATTTAGTTAACCCTAG GTTCATTAACGAGAGGCTTGAATCTCTAGCTATTTCCTTAAAGAAGGCTGATAAAGGACCTACTGCAGCTCAAACAGAACAGGAATCAAGTCCAAGTGTATCTGAAAAGGTATCAGCAGATCATTTTTCTGGGGTGTTGGATTCTTCTGCGAAGGGTCTCGAACTTGTTCAGTTTAGAAGGGACCAAACTAATGATACTATGGAGAATAATACGATGAACAATGGGAATGGATCAGATTTGTCAAAGGATCCTTTGCTTTCGATTGATACACGGTCTACTCGTTCTTGGAGTTCTTTGCCGTCACAAACCAACACAGATGATGGGAGAGGTCTCCAGAAACACCGCTCTGGAGGAGAGTGGGGTGAAATGCTAGATTTGGTGTCACGTCGAAAGACTGAAACCCTGGCTCCAGAGAACTTAGACAACATGTGGACAAAAGGAAGAaactataaaaggaaagaagaggGCAATCTAGCATCAGATTCACTCCAACAGAATTCTTTGCTAGGGGCACCTAAATCACAGGAGCACTTGAAGGGAATGCTAAGACCGAAAGAGAGTGAGAGGGAAAATAAGGTTAACGTGAACCATTATTTGAATGCTAATACCCAACCTTTTCAATATCAAGAGGAAGATGAGCACAACTCAGATGAGGTCGAATCAGAGAGCACTAGTTCTTACACTACTGATGATGAGGAACCTATTAGTGTGACAGGTCTTGATTCTCCTGGTAATAAAGTGTGGGATGCAAAAAATAGAAGGAATACCAATCACATTCATCATCCACTTGAAAGTAATGCTGGTCATAAGACAAGAAAGGGAAAAGCTAGCAAAGGTCATATTCGCTCTAAGCACTTAAATAAAGTACCATCTGCGAGGAAAAAATCCAGAGCAAGTAGCCAAACAGAGCATGTATGGCAAGAGATTCAAAGATCGAGCTTCTTATTAGGGGATGGACATGATATATTAAACTCTAAAGATAATGAGAAACCAGATGTTCTGAGCGATCACTCTGATTCAGAAATGCCTGGTAGAATTTCAAGTGGCACCAATGCATCATCATCTTCTTTGTCAAGCAGCGTTCTCACTAATCAGAAAATGGATGCTAATTCTGTTAAAAGTTCTATAATTGCTGATTCCTTTTTGAAGTTAACATGTGAG GTCTTGAATGCCAATATTGTAAAGAGTGGCTCAAAAACTTTTGCCGTTTATTCCTTATCTGTTACAGACGTGAACAATCATAGCTGGTCCATCAAAAGAAG GTTTCGTCATTTTGAGGAGCTACACAGACGTCTTAAGGAGTATCCTGAGTACAATCTTCATTTGCCACCCAAACATTTTCTCTCTACAGGTCTGGATGTTCAAGTCATTCGAGAACGATGCAAATTTCTTAAAGAATATATGAAG AAACTGCTGCAGCTCCCAAGTGTTTCCAACTCCATTGAGGTTTGGGACTTCCTCAGTGTTGATTCGCAG ACATATAGCTTTTCGAATTCCCTTTCCATAATCGATACATTACCAG TTAACCTGGATGATACAGTACACAAAGTAAATAAAGAACCTCTGCCCAAGATTGGCCCAAGAACTGATATCATATTCTCCACGGCAGAGCATGATGCTGAAAGGAAGGAGCGAGTCTTGATGCATCATCCTGTGGTGGATGAATCAAGATATGGCAAAAAATATGTCACACTGTCCCCTCCAAAAAGACCCACCAAAGGAGCTTTTGAGGATTCAAGTAGTGGTTCCGACAATGTACAAACAAATAAAGTTCCAATCCCAGCCACAGGAACGACGCTAAAATCAGTTGAAACTAATTCACATGCCTCACATAGATCATCCGATTCCTTTGTTGATGCTCCTGTTGATTCCTCCCTTCCCGTAGAG TGGGTGCCTCCACAGGTAAGTGCACCAGTTCTAGACCTGGTTGACGTCATTTTTCAGCTCCAAGATGGTGGATGGATCAG GAGAAAGGCATTCTGGGTGGCGAAACAGGTTTTACAATTGGGAATGGGTGATGCATTTGATGACTGGCTGATTGGGAAAATCCAGCGTCTGCGCAGGGGTTCAGCAGTTGCTGCAGGCATTAGACGTATTGAGCAG ATTCTATGGCCTGATGGAATATTCATAACAAAGCATCCAAGTCGACAACGTCCTACACCATCTGCCAGTCAATCTGTTGGTGGTTCTCCATCAAACCAACCTCCTACTCCATCTGCCAGTCCAATCGTTGGTTCTCCACAAAACCGACCTACTCCATCATCATCACCAACGGTAGAGGATATCCAGAAACTGGATGAGATGCAACAGAAGGAAGCTGAACAGCGTGCTAACCTTGTATATGAGCTGATGATTG AAAAAGCGCCTGCTGCTATTGTCGGACTAGTTGGTCACAAGGAATATGAACAATGTGCAAAGGATCTTTATTACTTCATCCAG TCATCTGTGTGTCTAAAGCTGTTAGTCCTTGATCTTGTTGAGCTGCTACTGCTGTCTGCTTTCCCAGAGCTGGATGGCGTATTCAACACATTGCATCAAGAGAAGAGGAAGTTTGGAGAGCTCAAAATAGATTAG